The genomic interval AGGTACGCGGCACGATGAGATTGTTGATCTTGTGGCGCAGCGGCAGCAGCGTCTCAAAAAGAATATGGTCCTGGTGATTGTGTGTGATCAGTACATAGTCTATTACATCCGGCAGGTCTGCATCAGAAAAATGTTCTACATCAGAATGATATCCGTAATAACTGATCAGCGGATCTACTAATATGCTCACATCTTTCGTCTCTACCAGGATGCAGGCATGGCCAAAGTAACGCATACGTATCTTATCACCTGTATATTTCTGATAGGCCGGAGGAGCTGTGGCGGTTAGCAAGGCATCAAACAGGTGGTCCTGATCAGCAGTAATACCTAACATCTTTTTAATATAGGCAACATCCTGCGGTATTCGTTTCATCCTGGCCAATGCATCTATACCCGGGTGGTCAAAGGGTATCTTCAGGTGCAGGACATGCTCATCTTCCAGTCGCGGTGTGCTCAGGCAAAATGGCCTGTGGTCATTGTCCGTGATCCACAGTGCAATGCTCTGCGCCCCCCTTATATAATATTCACTTTTATAAAGTAATGATTCAAAAAAACGGAAGTCAGCATTATTGTTCCGGTCGTAGAACAACTCAACATATCCTTTCAGCATAGCAGGTACTTTTTCGTACAGCGTTTCCAGTCCGGCGCCATCTGCTTCATTTGCCAGCAGCCTGTCCAGCTCTTTTACAGCGGCCGCAAACTTCACCATGTGATGTTGTTCCTTCAGCGTACGTTCGTATAATGCCTTTACTTCATCCAGGCGGCTGATGGCTACATCCATGAAGGGCCCGCCCTTCATCTTCGGATTGGCTACTGCATTCACATGTATTTCCGGAGCCGAAATGAAAGATTCCATGATGGTTAAATGCCGGCCGGCAATATTCATTGCTGCAGTAGCAGGAGATACAAGATGGCTCCAGGCATACCAGTTGTCTACCAGTGGTTCAATTACCACGTTGGGCTTAAGAAACATTTTCTCACTCATATTGCTAATAATTTAATCTTTGTCAAACCATTTCACGTATAGTTTCCAGGCGTTTAGGCCGATATTCCCTGTTGATGGCTTACTTATTTTTTGCAGCAGCCCGTTGTATTTACGGAACCGCTCCAGGTCTTTATGGAAAGCGCCATTCTGACTATCGATAATTGCTCCGAAACGTTCCTGTGCAAATTCATACAACTCCATATCAAAAGCATTGACATTCCTGATAAGCTGCAGCGTTTCAGCAGATAGCTGATCTTTTACCGGCTTATCACTGATCGTATTCATTGGCTTATAAAAGGGGAACTTCCAGCCAAATTGATTTTTCATCAGTATTAACGTTTCGTCAAAACGCTCGGTAATACCAAATACTGCATAGTGCGATAGCAGGTTCGCTTTTGCTGTTTCCAACATCTGCCTGTTGCACTTTCCATTATCGCCGGGATGTATTCCGGATAATTGGCGGGTCTGTATATTATCCAGTTCAGCGCTCAATCCACTTGTCACAAAATCAGCAAGCTTCATTTTACTGTTAAGCACAACTTTATGCAGGTAATGATCTGGCAGCCTGAGTATGTAATAATAATAAGAAATGATCCTCTCCACCGGATCGCGGAGCAGTGTTACATATGTGTATGAAGGGAAATCCCTGTGAATGCCAAAGCTGGTATGTCCCTGCAACAGCTTCAGTTTTTGCCGTTTCTCCAGCGGCAATTCCTGAAATTCACTCATGGCTTCCCTGATATTCCCTGCTTTTTCCCTTACGTAGAAAAAGAACTGTTCATCTTCTGAGAAGCGCTGCTTCATAATGTGGACCAGGGTTGTTCCTGCACTTCTGGGCACATGGGTGAAGATAATAGGGTATTTAGGCCTGGCGCTTGCATCCGGTTCTTTCTTTAATGCACGGAACAGTATGTCGGCCAGTTCTTCGGGTTTATCTCTCCACATGAAATGCCCTACATCTTTCATTACCACGAGGTTCGCCTCCCTGGCAAAATATTTCCAGTCCTTATACCTGCGAGAGTAATTCTTTGTAAGCGGGTCTTTGTCGCCTACGATGCAATACAGTGGAGCATTGAGCTTGTTATAGGCTTTCGCCTTCATCAGTTCCAGCATATTGTTGAAGGATGCTGCAGCCAGCATACTATCATACTTGAAGTTGCGGAAGAAGATCACCTGATCTTCCGGCGATGCAGGGTAAGTAGCGTCTATAGTATCTAACAGCTGCATGATCTCCCTGTCAGTTCTGGGATCCTCCTCCTGGCTCTTTTTGGTGCGCGGCAATGCTGCGCCAATAAAGACAGCCTCACACATGACACCTGCTTCCTGCAAGAGCCTTGCAATTTCGAGTGCCAGTCCACTTCCATTACACTGACCATAGATCACTACCGGCGTATGGATACGCTGTTGTATCTCTACAACGATCGCAACGGCAAGCTCCTGCAACATTGTACGCATATTCTCATCCGCCCCTGGCTCAGGCCGTGGCAGGTGCACGCCATAAAATGCATAATCTTTCTCCAGCGCGGTAAGTGCATTGGTTGTTTTCTGATAGATGACAGGATCGCCGGCAGAATTCGGCACAGCAATGATACTCAGCTTTTTTCCTGGGCCGGCAGGCGAGAGCTCATGCAGATAATAATTAGTATCAGTCGCCTCCATGATCTGGACGGCCAATGCTTCTATAGTCGGATTCCTGTACAGGTCCGGTACGGAAAATCCCTTTCCGAACCTGGATACCATACGGATAGCTTTGAAGGAGTCGCCACCCAGTTCAAAGAAATTATCTTTGATACCCACAGTTTGTATCCCCAACACTTCCTGCCATAATGCGACCAGTTTCTCTTCTACTTCATTGCGGGGGCTTATATGCTCGCCGGCTGTTACAGCTGCCCCATCTTCTTTCCAGGCCAGCATAGCCTTACGATCTACCTTTCCATTGGAAGTAAGTGCAAGGGCATCGACCCGTGTCACCACTGCGGGGATCATATAATCGGGTAATTTTTCCGACAGTACAGCCCGGAATTGATCCTGTATAAATCCTTCCTTCACTACCAGGTAGGCACTGAGATAAGCATCCCCACCGGCGGTATATCTTACCAATACCACATTGTCCCGGACATCAGGATGTGCGGCTATTACAGACTCTATCTCTTCCAGTTCTATCCTGAATCCCCGCACCTTTACCTGGTTATCCTTCCTCCCGAAGAACTCAATATTTCCATCCTTCAGCCAGCGCCCCATGTCGCCTGTTTTATATAAGCGCTGTGCTTTTCTCGGCTGGAACGGATCATTTATAAATACCCTGGCTGTCTCTTCTGCATTATTCAGGTATCCACGTCCTACACCTGTTCCTGCTACCAGTATTTCGCCCTTTACACCGGGCGGACAAAGATTCAGGAAGCAGTCGGTAATGTAGATCTGCATATTTTGTACGGGGCTGCCAATAGGCACGATATCGCTCTCTATAGCTGCGCGCATGATATAGTGTGTAATATCATCTGACGCCTCTGTGGGGCCATAAGCATTGACCAAAGGAATATCAGGGAAGAGGCTGAACCAACGGGAGGTCAACTGTGGCTTCACTGCCTCCCCGGTCACCATCATGTATTTCAGATCTGCAAAGAGATGAGCGATCCTGCTTTCCTCTGCCAGGTGCAATAAAAGCGAAAGGTAGGAAGGAACTACTTCCAGCACGGTTACCCTGCTGGCTGCAATAGTTGTCATAAACCTTTGCGCATCCAGTATTGTTTCCTGGTCTACAATGACTGTAGTGCCTCCTGTTACTAATGCGGCAAAAAACTGCCATATAGAAATATCAAAACAATGAGATGCATTCTGCGCAATGATCGAAGTGCTGTCAAGTCCAAGATCATTGATCTTTGCATATAGATGGTTGATCATCCCGATATGCTCGATCATCACTCCCTTGGGCCTTCCGGTAGAACCGGATGTAAAGATCACATATGCAAGGTCGCCCGGTCGCAGCGTGTTGTCCACTTTATTATCCGGTTGTGCAGCTATTTCGTGTCTGAGCTCATCCAGTACAATGACATTCCTGCTACCTGCGTCTGCCAGCTGCGCCTTGTAATCAGCAAGGGTAATAATATTCGTAGCGGCAGTATGCTCCAGCATGTAGGCGATCCTGTCCGCAGGGTACTCAGGATCAAGCGGAACATACACACCGCCTGCCTTAAGAATAGCCAGTATGGCCACCAGCATATCCGGGGAACGGTGCATATAGACCGGTACCAGTGTTGAATGTCCTACGCCTTTTTTGCAGAGATAATGCGCCAGTTGATTAGAACGTCTATCTAATTCCCCATAGCTGCTCTGTTCATTTTTATAAACGAGTGCAATGGCTTTGGGCGTCCTTTTTGCCTGCGCTTCGATGAGCTCAGGTAAGGTTTTATCTTCCGGAAAATGCCGCTTATTATTATTAAAAGTGTTCAGCAGCTGATCTTTCTCTGACGTTGACAGCAGCGCTGTATGGTCTATTCGCTTATCGAGGGCATTGATAAAACAGTTCATTATTTTATCAAAATACCCATGTAAGGTTTCCATCGATACACCGGACTTCAATTTCCTCCTTAACAAATAGCTAACGGTCAACTGGTTGCCGGTAATATTGGTCGTTACATCCAGGTGTGTATTGGTCAACTCAAATGAGTCTACTTCCGCCTTTTCATCTCCCTCCGCATCGGGGTGGCTTTCCTCCAGATGATCGTATACATGAAAATCGATGAAGTTAAAGATAGTGTCAAAGAATGAATTGCTCTCCCCGGACTTCTCTCCTGCCGCATTGGATATTTCGAATAGTGTGGTACGCTCCCTTTTCTTAAGAGCCGCCAGTTGTTCATGTACCTTCCTGACGAAGGTCCGCCAGGTAGGCGCCTGGGGCGTATCCAGCCTTAGCCTGAATGGAACGGTATTTACAAAACAACCCAGCACCTTATCTCCATCTTCCGACTCCGGCCTGTTGTGGGCCACGAGGCCTACCGTCACTTCATTTTCGAAGGTCAGCATTTTCAGCGTGTACAGGTAAGCAGCAAACAGGAGGCTTCTGAGCGATATTCCATTATCCTTAACCACCTCTTTCAGCTTATCCACAAATGCAGCGTCATAATGCCGTAAGAACTTCTCTGCCACCACATCCTGTGAAAAGATGTCCAGGTGCTTGTAGCCAGCCAGTTCGTTCTGCCAGAACGCAGTATGCCCACCATCACTTTTGCCTGCCAATTCTTCAACAATTGCATTCCTGTTGTCCGACTTCAAAGGGGAAGGCTGGTAATCAGGATTACTTTTGAGGGCGATGTATGTATTGTTCAATTCCGTATTCAGCGAAGCACGGCTCCAGCCATCCAGAATGGCATGGTGGAACTGCAGGAGGAAGATGGTACGTTCCGGGCTTACTTTAAATACATGTGCCCTCCATAATGGCGCTTTTGAAAGATCAAAGGCATAAAGACGTTCCTTAGCCATAAAATCCCTTATCCATTTCCTTTGTGTGGCTTCTTTCTGAGACTGCACATCCTGGTAAGTGATACTCACCGGCACTTCCTTCAGTACTATCTGCAATTCTTCTCCGCCATCATTGTACAGGAATTGCGTACGCAATATGGAGTGCTTTTGTACCATCAGCGCAAAAGCACGGCTTAACAGGTCATGACTAAAATCAGGATCCTTAATATCATACACGAACTGATCATGGTACATCGGCATACCCGGATATAGCAGGGAGGAGAACAGCATACCTTTCTGTATATCACTCATGGGATATATGTCTGCTATCTCATCTGCATTATCCAGCAGCGCCAGCTTTTCTGCTTTCATCTGGTTGATCCTGTCCGATACCGATACCAGCAGTGCTTCATGCTGGTTATCCTGATGCTCCCTGTCGATGAATGCGGAAAGCTGTTGAATAGTATCATGCTCAAAAAAATCGGCCAGTTGGATGTTGGCGCCCAATTCCTTTTTTAACCTGTTCACCACCCGTATCGCAATAATGGAATCGCCGCCTATGTTGAAAAAGCTTTCTGTTGTGGTTATCGACGAAAGTTCCAGTACTTCCTGCCATATAGCCATGATAGCTGCTTCGCGTTCATTGGCCGGCAATACGGCTTCCTTCTCTCCTGTCGCCGGCTTTAACTCCAGCAAAGCCCTTTTATCTATCTTCCCGTTATTGGTTAAGGGCATTGTATCCACTTCCAGCAGCCATGCCGGCACCATATAATCCGGCAGCATTTCTTTAAGGCCAGCCTGCAGGGTTTTACGATCGTAACCTTCCTTTGGTACTACGTAGGCCACCAGTATCTTATCACCACTTGCATTCTCCCTGGCAAGCACAACCGCCTGGC from Chitinophaga filiformis carries:
- a CDS encoding MBL fold metallo-hydrolase, translating into MSEKMFLKPNVVIEPLVDNWYAWSHLVSPATAAMNIAGRHLTIMESFISAPEIHVNAVANPKMKGGPFMDVAISRLDEVKALYERTLKEQHHMVKFAAAVKELDRLLANEADGAGLETLYEKVPAMLKGYVELFYDRNNNADFRFFESLLYKSEYYIRGAQSIALWITDNDHRPFCLSTPRLEDEHVLHLKIPFDHPGIDALARMKRIPQDVAYIKKMLGITADQDHLFDALLTATAPPAYQKYTGDKIRMRYFGHACILVETKDVSILVDPLISYYGYHSDVEHFSDADLPDVIDYVLITHNHQDHILFETLLPLRHKINNLIVPRTCGGKLEDPDLKMMFINAGFKNVVAIDEMEEVRFEDAVITGLPFTGEHSDLDILTKSCYLVEIGGFKLLFLADSRIIEPALYKHVKEQIGSVDVMFLGMECDGAPLTWLYGPLMTKKISREHDGSRRLAGSDCAKGMALVDIFDPKEVYVYAMGMEPWLEFISSIKYTDESNPIIQSNRLVDLCSQRGIIAERLFGEKELLYQKKDVQIFEF
- a CDS encoding non-ribosomal peptide synthetase, whose amino-acid sequence is MEIKDFITTLEQENFFLVVENDRLLLKADRSRITDEQIQAVKSNQGIIDFIKSNKQELIAFIAEKEAVSTKKVPNISSIYRLSGLQEGMLFHGLYDTQAGAYIHQVSCDLVGLDEGIFHRSFEYVLNNHSILRTGFNYDELKIPIQYVYESVKLPVDIQDYRGLPADQQEQLVKEYEESDRQKGFDFTKAPLTRVALLRLTDTRYKMLWTWHHILIDGWSTPTLMVELLNTYDLLAAGKQPPAVEVDQYEDYIRFIERRNKDDEEAFWRDYLKDMSTGCLLPFIGSAMDRTKGIGTYRDEVLLLDAVLTSKIEKFAQRNRVTLNTVMQGVWAYLLYRYTGNEQVTYGFTVSGRPNEMSGVERKVGMYVNTLPLATTLQKEQGIVDWLQAMQQRQLSSLEYQYTALSNIRKWTGVRGDLFDSTLTFQNYPVSEMLKSHKWSLDVSNVHVRQQNNYPLSLTITMGTETDIVFSFNSTLLDAVYVQQIMAHFRYVLEQLITETAVTVDGIQLLSTEERSHILQMAGTPVAGARADETVISLIGAQSKATPGNTAIVFGQYTLTYQQLDERSNQLAHYLNQRGVSAGTFVPVCTNRSLDMVVAILGILKAGAAYVPVDPEYPQKRIRYILEDTQANIAVCNEAGRNALEGQVALADIDRDADMLASQPVTPLPLPHLKQLAYVIYTSGSTGNPKGVMVTHAALLSYLLSAKNLYTEKGGGAGSYVHLSYTFDASLTALFVPLLCGKYMVVSEEKQTALFESETFRKHAPYDFIKLTPAHMSLLEAAVIKHGEPFFTGKLVLGGEALLYNHFRFLAERNICTKIINEYGPTEATVGCSVFIVDTCDSAPYKNNSIPIGKPLENVQLYILDTDQQLLPVGVPGELYIGGAGLAEGYMNQAALTADKFLDNPFNTAAKQKLYRTGDLARWLPDGNIEYIGRIDNQVKIRGYRIEPGEIESMLQQVGTISQAVVLARENASGDKILVAYVVPKEGYDRKTLQAGLKEMLPDYMVPAWLLEVDTMPLTNNGKIDKRALLELKPATGEKEAVLPANEREAAIMAIWQEVLELSSITTTESFFNIGGDSIIAIRVVNRLKKELGANIQLADFFEHDTIQQLSAFIDREHQDNQHEALLVSVSDRINQMKAEKLALLDNADEIADIYPMSDIQKGMLFSSLLYPGMPMYHDQFVYDIKDPDFSHDLLSRAFALMVQKHSILRTQFLYNDGGEELQIVLKEVPVSITYQDVQSQKEATQRKWIRDFMAKERLYAFDLSKAPLWRAHVFKVSPERTIFLLQFHHAILDGWSRASLNTELNNTYIALKSNPDYQPSPLKSDNRNAIVEELAGKSDGGHTAFWQNELAGYKHLDIFSQDVVAEKFLRHYDAAFVDKLKEVVKDNGISLRSLLFAAYLYTLKMLTFENEVTVGLVAHNRPESEDGDKVLGCFVNTVPFRLRLDTPQAPTWRTFVRKVHEQLAALKKRERTTLFEISNAAGEKSGESNSFFDTIFNFIDFHVYDHLEESHPDAEGDEKAEVDSFELTNTHLDVTTNITGNQLTVSYLLRRKLKSGVSMETLHGYFDKIMNCFINALDKRIDHTALLSTSEKDQLLNTFNNNKRHFPEDKTLPELIEAQAKRTPKAIALVYKNEQSSYGELDRRSNQLAHYLCKKGVGHSTLVPVYMHRSPDMLVAILAILKAGGVYVPLDPEYPADRIAYMLEHTAATNIITLADYKAQLADAGSRNVIVLDELRHEIAAQPDNKVDNTLRPGDLAYVIFTSGSTGRPKGVMIEHIGMINHLYAKINDLGLDSTSIIAQNASHCFDISIWQFFAALVTGGTTVIVDQETILDAQRFMTTIAASRVTVLEVVPSYLSLLLHLAEESRIAHLFADLKYMMVTGEAVKPQLTSRWFSLFPDIPLVNAYGPTEASDDITHYIMRAAIESDIVPIGSPVQNMQIYITDCFLNLCPPGVKGEILVAGTGVGRGYLNNAEETARVFINDPFQPRKAQRLYKTGDMGRWLKDGNIEFFGRKDNQVKVRGFRIELEEIESVIAAHPDVRDNVVLVRYTAGGDAYLSAYLVVKEGFIQDQFRAVLSEKLPDYMIPAVVTRVDALALTSNGKVDRKAMLAWKEDGAAVTAGEHISPRNEVEEKLVALWQEVLGIQTVGIKDNFFELGGDSFKAIRMVSRFGKGFSVPDLYRNPTIEALAVQIMEATDTNYYLHELSPAGPGKKLSIIAVPNSAGDPVIYQKTTNALTALEKDYAFYGVHLPRPEPGADENMRTMLQELAVAIVVEIQQRIHTPVVIYGQCNGSGLALEIARLLQEAGVMCEAVFIGAALPRTKKSQEEDPRTDREIMQLLDTIDATYPASPEDQVIFFRNFKYDSMLAAASFNNMLELMKAKAYNKLNAPLYCIVGDKDPLTKNYSRRYKDWKYFAREANLVVMKDVGHFMWRDKPEELADILFRALKKEPDASARPKYPIIFTHVPRSAGTTLVHIMKQRFSEDEQFFFYVREKAGNIREAMSEFQELPLEKRQKLKLLQGHTSFGIHRDFPSYTYVTLLRDPVERIISYYYYILRLPDHYLHKVVLNSKMKLADFVTSGLSAELDNIQTRQLSGIHPGDNGKCNRQMLETAKANLLSHYAVFGITERFDETLILMKNQFGWKFPFYKPMNTISDKPVKDQLSAETLQLIRNVNAFDMELYEFAQERFGAIIDSQNGAFHKDLERFRKYNGLLQKISKPSTGNIGLNAWKLYVKWFDKD